A window of the Nocardia sp. NBC_01329 genome harbors these coding sequences:
- a CDS encoding D-alanyl-D-alanine carboxypeptidase family protein: MRSYARVLLAVAAGILVVFAPTAAAAPAPGSSHTQLPFPLSLQPDGVRAPAAALAEANTGMIVWSRQPDIRLPIASITKVTTAVVVLESGDLERPITVPRSAVDYAAAYGGSTAGLAPGEVLTARQLLYAMMLPSGCDAAYALAEAYGPGQDAFLAKMNATAQRLGMPNTHFSDPSGLPAPDDFSTYSTPAELVRLGRHAMAHPIFREIAGSPIYHQPAGPANRDHVWETTNGLLREYAGTTGIKTGSTNAAGTCLLFEASRGGQRLIGVVLNSSPDDLAAATADAQRVLNWGFIPILSSLSAS; this comes from the coding sequence ATGCGATCCTATGCTCGTGTACTGCTGGCGGTCGCCGCCGGAATACTGGTCGTATTCGCGCCCACTGCCGCGGCGGCCCCGGCTCCGGGCTCCTCGCACACTCAACTCCCGTTTCCACTGAGTCTGCAACCGGACGGAGTACGGGCGCCGGCGGCGGCGCTGGCAGAGGCCAATACCGGGATGATCGTGTGGTCGCGCCAGCCCGACATCCGCCTCCCGATCGCCAGTATCACCAAGGTCACGACCGCGGTGGTGGTGCTCGAATCGGGTGATCTCGAGCGCCCGATCACCGTGCCGCGGAGCGCCGTCGACTATGCCGCCGCCTACGGCGGAAGTACCGCCGGCCTGGCGCCCGGTGAGGTACTCACCGCACGTCAACTGCTGTACGCGATGATGCTCCCGTCCGGCTGCGATGCCGCCTACGCTCTCGCTGAGGCCTACGGGCCCGGCCAGGACGCCTTCCTGGCGAAGATGAACGCCACCGCGCAGCGGCTCGGGATGCCGAACACCCATTTCAGCGACCCCAGCGGCCTCCCCGCGCCCGACGATTTCTCGACGTACTCCACACCCGCGGAACTGGTGCGGCTCGGTCGCCACGCGATGGCTCACCCGATCTTCCGGGAGATCGCCGGATCACCGATCTATCACCAGCCCGCTGGTCCCGCGAACCGGGACCACGTCTGGGAGACCACCAATGGTCTGCTCCGTGAGTACGCGGGCACCACCGGAATCAAGACCGGATCCACGAATGCCGCCGGGACCTGCCTGCTGTTCGAGGCCTCCCGGGGCGGACAGCGGTTGATCGGTGTGGTCCTGAACAGCTCACCCGACGATCTGGCCGCCGCGACAGCCGACGCCCAACGCGTCTTGAACTGGGGTTTCATCCCGATACTCAGCTCTCTGTCGGCAAGCTGA
- the poxB gene encoding ubiquinone-dependent pyruvate dehydrogenase — MATVAQHMISALQVSGVSRVYGLPGDSLNGFTDAIRRSDGITWEHVRHEEAAAFAATADAALTGRLAVCAGSCGPGNLHLVNGLYDAQRTRVPVLAVAAHIPIGEIGSGYFQETHPEELFRECSVYCELISSPQSAPRIVEMAMRAAVEENGVAVVVIPGEVFQSRLSDERWSSRPVLPSRSVLRPDDATLHRAADILNAGSRVTVLGGAGTGGAHAEVMALAATLQSPIVHAFRGKEYLEYENPYDVGMTGLLGYASGYKAIKESDVLLMLGTDFPYTQFYPEDAAVIQVDMRGSHLGRRTPIDVGMVGSVKDTIDALLPLLNRKADRTHLDRSLRHYRRTRKSLDALAINDRDRTPIRPEYVAGAVNRLATDDAVFTFDVGTPTIWAARYLTMNGRRRLTGSFTHGTMACALPHAIGAQTAYPGRQVIALAGDGGLTMLFGELITLVQNDLPVKVIVFNNSSLNFVELEMKAAGVVNFGTGLDNPDFGAVARAMGIWGRRVEHPGDLEQAIEEALAHDGPALVDIVVARQELTIPPAVSAEQAKGFTLYAIRTILAGRADELLDLVTTNVARRILD; from the coding sequence ATGGCGACTGTTGCTCAACACATGATTTCTGCGTTGCAGGTCAGCGGGGTCAGCCGTGTTTACGGGTTGCCCGGTGACAGCCTCAACGGGTTCACCGACGCGATACGGCGATCGGACGGGATCACGTGGGAGCATGTGCGACACGAGGAAGCCGCCGCGTTCGCGGCGACCGCCGACGCAGCGCTGACGGGTCGGCTCGCTGTGTGCGCCGGGAGTTGCGGGCCCGGCAACCTTCATCTCGTCAATGGTCTCTACGACGCGCAGCGGACGAGGGTTCCGGTGCTGGCCGTCGCCGCGCACATCCCGATCGGCGAGATCGGATCCGGATACTTCCAGGAGACCCATCCCGAGGAACTCTTCCGCGAGTGCAGCGTGTACTGCGAGCTCATCAGCAGCCCGCAATCGGCCCCACGCATCGTGGAGATGGCGATGCGGGCGGCGGTCGAAGAAAACGGTGTCGCCGTCGTGGTGATCCCGGGCGAGGTGTTCCAGAGCCGCCTGTCCGACGAGCGGTGGAGCAGCCGGCCGGTGTTGCCGTCCCGTTCGGTGCTGCGGCCGGACGACGCCACGCTGCACCGCGCGGCGGATATCCTGAACGCCGGCTCGCGGGTGACCGTGCTCGGCGGGGCCGGGACCGGCGGCGCCCACGCCGAGGTCATGGCGTTGGCCGCTACTCTGCAATCTCCGATCGTGCACGCGTTTCGCGGTAAGGAATACTTGGAGTACGAAAACCCGTACGACGTGGGGATGACCGGTTTACTCGGATACGCGTCCGGATACAAGGCGATCAAAGAATCCGACGTGCTGCTCATGCTGGGCACGGACTTTCCGTATACGCAGTTCTATCCCGAAGACGCTGCGGTCATTCAGGTCGATATGCGCGGCAGCCACCTCGGCCGGCGCACGCCGATCGACGTCGGCATGGTCGGCAGCGTGAAGGATACGATCGACGCGCTACTTCCGCTGCTGAACCGGAAGGCCGACCGAACGCACCTGGACAGGTCGCTACGGCATTACCGGCGCACCCGGAAATCGCTGGACGCGCTGGCGATCAACGACCGGGATCGCACCCCCATCCGGCCGGAATACGTTGCCGGCGCGGTGAACCGACTGGCCACCGACGACGCGGTATTCACCTTCGACGTCGGGACGCCGACGATCTGGGCGGCGCGCTATCTGACCATGAACGGCCGGCGACGTCTGACCGGCTCGTTCACCCACGGCACAATGGCCTGCGCCCTGCCACATGCCATCGGCGCGCAGACGGCCTACCCGGGACGCCAGGTGATCGCCCTCGCTGGGGACGGCGGATTGACGATGCTGTTCGGCGAGCTGATCACACTGGTGCAGAACGACCTGCCGGTCAAGGTGATCGTGTTCAACAACTCGTCGCTGAACTTCGTGGAGCTGGAAATGAAGGCGGCCGGCGTGGTGAACTTCGGCACCGGCCTGGACAATCCCGACTTCGGTGCCGTCGCCCGAGCGATGGGGATCTGGGGACGCCGCGTAGAGCACCCCGGCGACCTGGAGCAGGCCATCGAGGAAGCGCTGGCGCACGACGGGCCCGCACTCGTCGATATCGTCGTGGCACGGCAGGAGCTGACGATTCCACCGGCCGTCTCGGCGGAGCAGGCCAAAGGCTTCACTCTCTACGCCATCCGCACCATCCTCGCGGGCCGCGCCGATGAACTGCTGGATCTGGTCACCACCAACGTCGCCCGACGCATCCTGGACTAG
- a CDS encoding SRPBCC family protein, whose translation MATLHFTATTSATPEQFIAALTDFGPDREQLFGNSTDEYLEVHSRGPSEADVTEGSRGIWERLHYDWSDPHRVVMTTTDSNLWGGHSGHTYRFTPRPDGRTDVDVVVVREGKNLKGRALGAVVGTVGGGILRNAFRKTVEAVEARDSGTSRG comes from the coding sequence ATGGCCACTCTCCACTTCACCGCAACGACGAGCGCGACACCCGAACAGTTCATCGCGGCACTCACCGACTTCGGGCCCGACCGCGAGCAACTGTTCGGAAACAGCACGGACGAATACCTCGAAGTGCACAGCCGCGGCCCCAGCGAAGCCGACGTCACGGAGGGGTCGCGCGGAATCTGGGAGCGCCTGCACTACGACTGGTCGGATCCCCACCGGGTCGTCATGACGACCACCGATTCCAATCTGTGGGGTGGCCACTCGGGCCACACCTACCGGTTCACGCCCCGCCCCGACGGACGGACCGACGTAGATGTCGTCGTGGTCCGCGAGGGCAAGAACTTGAAGGGCCGGGCATTGGGAGCGGTGGTCGGGACCGTCGGCGGTGGCATCCTGAGAAACGCGTTCCGGAAGACGGTCGAGGCTGTCGAAGCCCGCGACAGCGGAACGAGTCGGGGCTGA
- a CDS encoding DUF4345 domain-containing protein, with product MEKTLRWLCWVMGIVCVLIGIAHIVLGPAAVPDTGALTATDDNQNRFFGAIFAGYGLAWVWAVRQSPIRGDAIRWLAAIMFVGGLSRFISVAVHGWPHGFVIVLTVLELVLPPVYFWLVRGAGSRAESAMAAA from the coding sequence ATGGAGAAAACGCTGCGGTGGCTGTGCTGGGTGATGGGCATTGTCTGTGTTCTGATCGGAATCGCACATATCGTCCTCGGACCGGCGGCCGTCCCCGACACCGGCGCTCTCACCGCTACCGACGACAACCAGAACCGCTTCTTCGGCGCGATTTTCGCAGGGTATGGACTCGCCTGGGTCTGGGCGGTGCGGCAGTCGCCGATACGCGGTGATGCGATCCGCTGGCTGGCCGCAATCATGTTCGTCGGTGGCCTCTCTCGCTTCATCTCGGTGGCCGTGCACGGATGGCCGCACGGGTTCGTCATCGTGCTGACCGTCCTCGAGCTGGTGCTGCCGCCGGTCTATTTCTGGTTGGTCCGTGGCGCCGGGAGTCGCGCGGAATCGGCGATGGCTGCCGCCTGA
- a CDS encoding peptidase, which yields MTIYRTFTLVAAALLAVVGCGDDTGNGDPRSTVTPGPPPEFWSAPAATPQQHAAVAQATREIDVCALLPRDTLDDLGDIHSVTIGLDSCRAALGESAAGEAGTLTWHTTLLPTLTPSRGISKQLDDVSVLLVPGRDDDPRACGATARFPSGAAFYLGLSVPDRDSCAVADSLLPGMVERWRQSPAQGTSPDTVITVLVGADPCAVRAKLAGTADTDEIRLTQCLFEYRNETVTVSYEYRVPDQVADRSTEEKIDDRSVFRSTSLYDASIPIYSAVVGPELPPESTAFAPRVPVVAVTSATDDVARQVMSSVLTLFPR from the coding sequence GTGACGATATACCGCACGTTCACGCTCGTCGCAGCCGCGTTGCTCGCCGTAGTGGGTTGCGGTGACGATACCGGGAACGGTGATCCTCGATCGACGGTGACTCCCGGCCCACCGCCGGAATTCTGGTCGGCGCCCGCCGCCACCCCGCAGCAACATGCGGCCGTCGCACAGGCGACCCGTGAGATCGACGTCTGCGCGCTCCTCCCGCGCGATACCCTCGACGATCTCGGCGATATCCACAGCGTGACGATCGGTCTGGACTCGTGCCGGGCCGCCCTCGGCGAGAGCGCCGCGGGCGAAGCCGGCACTCTCACCTGGCATACGACCCTGCTGCCCACACTCACACCGAGCCGCGGCATCAGCAAACAGCTGGACGATGTGAGTGTCCTGCTGGTCCCCGGCCGCGACGACGATCCGCGGGCCTGCGGCGCCACCGCCCGTTTCCCGTCGGGCGCCGCGTTCTATCTCGGCCTCTCCGTTCCGGATCGTGATTCGTGTGCGGTCGCCGACAGTTTGCTACCCGGCATGGTCGAGCGCTGGCGGCAGTCGCCGGCTCAGGGCACCTCACCCGATACCGTCATCACGGTGCTGGTCGGTGCCGATCCGTGCGCGGTACGCGCGAAACTGGCCGGCACCGCTGATACCGATGAGATCCGACTGACCCAATGCCTGTTCGAGTACCGGAACGAAACGGTGACGGTGTCCTACGAGTATCGCGTCCCCGATCAGGTAGCGGACCGCAGCACCGAGGAGAAGATCGATGATCGCAGCGTGTTCCGCTCGACGTCACTCTACGATGCCAGTATCCCGATCTACTCCGCCGTCGTCGGTCCCGAATTACCACCCGAAAGCACCGCTTTCGCTCCACGCGTACCGGTCGTCGCCGTTACCTCGGCCACCGACGACGTCGCCCGGCAGGTGATGTCGTCGGTTCTGACTCTCTTCCCGCGGTAG
- the hrpB gene encoding ATP-dependent helicase HrpB, which yields MKLPELPDLPVRAALDRLVVTLAEHRTAVLVAPPGTGKTTLVPLALAASVPGRILVAEPRRLAARAAAGRMAALLGERVGGTVGYSVRGDRRVGRETRIEVVTSGLLVRRLQDDPELAGADVVMLDECHERHLDADLLLALLLDARAGLRPDLRVLATSATVAAERLSALLGGDHAAPVVQVQGRTYPVDTRYIPSLPRERIEAQVARATRAALAATDGDILVFLPGAAEIRRTTVLLADSDGVDLVPLHGRLSAAEQDTALQPGPRRRVVLSTAVAESSLTVPGVRAVVDSGLARVPRIDRSRGLSGLATVRVSAAVAEQRAGRAGREAPGRVWRCWPEYEHATLPAYPEPEIRTADLTRLALELACWGTADGQGLTWWDAPPSGGLAAGREVLRALGAIHGNGEVADRGLRMARIGLHPRLARALLDGAAVVGARAAAEVVTVLDDDTFTSDVDLTAGLRVLRRERPARWRREVERLSRLVEGPDGVDDPAFVVALAHPERLARRRGPGSASYLMAGGTAVTLPPGAGTGDAEWLAVGVATRDPGRSEGYIRLAAVADERLARRAAASLLATVDEIDWIAGEVVARRIERLGAITLSEKPIPDPDRRSLGAAVRRGLDSTGLSVLRWTAEAIALRQRLDFLHRTLGAPWPPVDDEALLAAADTWLGPELAGARRRADLERIDTGQALRRLLPWPDAARLDELAPERAEVPSGSRPRLDYSADPPVLAVTVQEVFGWTESPRLADGRIPIVLHLLSPARRPVAVTADLPSFWQTGWPRVRADLRGRYPKHAWPEDPTTVPAHRGTARNAGRDQPGPSR from the coding sequence ATGAAACTGCCTGAACTTCCTGATCTACCGGTCCGTGCCGCGCTCGACCGGCTCGTCGTGACGTTGGCCGAACACAGAACCGCCGTGCTGGTCGCTCCGCCGGGGACCGGTAAGACGACCCTGGTGCCGCTAGCGCTGGCGGCGTCTGTTCCGGGGCGGATACTCGTGGCCGAGCCTCGGCGGTTGGCGGCTCGGGCCGCAGCCGGGCGGATGGCCGCGCTGCTGGGCGAGCGGGTGGGCGGAACCGTCGGCTACTCGGTCCGGGGGGATCGGCGAGTCGGCCGGGAGACCCGGATCGAGGTCGTTACGTCAGGTTTGCTCGTGCGGCGACTACAGGACGATCCCGAGCTGGCCGGGGCCGATGTGGTGATGCTCGACGAATGCCATGAGCGGCACCTCGACGCGGATCTGCTGTTGGCTCTGCTACTGGACGCCCGGGCCGGATTACGACCGGATCTGCGGGTGCTCGCCACGTCGGCGACTGTGGCAGCCGAACGCCTTTCAGCCCTCCTGGGCGGCGATCACGCGGCGCCGGTGGTGCAGGTCCAGGGTCGGACCTATCCGGTGGACACGAGGTATATCCCGTCGTTGCCACGGGAACGGATCGAAGCGCAGGTGGCGCGCGCCACCCGGGCCGCACTCGCCGCAACCGACGGCGACATACTGGTATTCCTGCCGGGGGCCGCCGAAATCCGGCGGACGACAGTGCTGCTGGCCGACTCGGACGGTGTGGATCTCGTTCCGTTGCACGGCAGACTCTCCGCGGCCGAACAGGACACCGCGTTACAGCCCGGACCTCGACGACGCGTGGTGTTGTCCACGGCGGTGGCGGAGTCCAGTCTGACGGTGCCGGGAGTGCGGGCGGTGGTGGATTCCGGACTCGCCCGAGTTCCCCGTATCGATCGGTCGCGGGGGCTTTCCGGTCTCGCCACCGTGCGAGTCTCGGCGGCGGTGGCCGAGCAGCGGGCCGGGCGGGCCGGGCGTGAGGCCCCGGGGCGGGTGTGGCGGTGTTGGCCCGAATACGAGCACGCCACGCTGCCCGCCTATCCGGAGCCTGAGATTCGGACAGCGGACCTGACCCGGTTGGCTCTGGAACTGGCGTGCTGGGGTACGGCCGATGGGCAGGGTCTCACCTGGTGGGATGCACCGCCGTCCGGCGGGCTTGCCGCCGGGCGGGAGGTGTTGCGGGCATTGGGAGCCATACACGGAAACGGTGAGGTGGCCGACCGGGGGCTGCGCATGGCCCGGATCGGACTTCATCCGCGGCTGGCACGCGCGCTACTCGATGGAGCGGCTGTGGTCGGTGCGCGGGCAGCCGCGGAAGTGGTCACTGTCCTCGACGACGACACCTTTACGTCCGATGTCGACCTCACGGCCGGTCTACGTGTATTGAGGCGCGAACGGCCGGCACGCTGGCGGCGGGAGGTGGAGCGGCTGTCGCGGCTGGTCGAGGGGCCGGACGGGGTCGACGATCCGGCTTTCGTTGTCGCGCTGGCCCATCCGGAGCGGCTGGCGCGCCGTCGCGGTCCGGGTTCGGCGAGCTATCTCATGGCCGGCGGCACCGCCGTGACGTTACCGCCCGGCGCCGGAACAGGTGATGCGGAATGGCTGGCGGTCGGCGTAGCGACGCGGGATCCGGGTCGTTCGGAGGGATATATCCGGTTGGCCGCGGTTGCCGACGAACGGCTGGCCCGCCGTGCCGCTGCGAGCCTGCTGGCCACCGTCGACGAGATAGATTGGATCGCCGGCGAGGTGGTTGCCCGGCGGATCGAACGACTCGGCGCGATCACATTGTCGGAGAAGCCGATTCCCGACCCCGATCGCCGATCGCTCGGCGCGGCGGTGCGGCGCGGCCTCGATTCGACCGGTCTAAGCGTGCTGCGTTGGACCGCCGAGGCGATCGCGCTCCGCCAACGCCTCGACTTCTTGCACCGTACCCTCGGCGCTCCCTGGCCGCCGGTCGACGACGAGGCGCTGCTCGCCGCCGCCGACACCTGGCTCGGCCCCGAACTCGCCGGCGCCCGTCGTCGCGCCGACCTCGAACGCATCGATACCGGACAGGCACTGCGGCGCCTACTGCCCTGGCCGGATGCCGCCCGCTTGGACGAACTGGCACCCGAACGCGCAGAGGTCCCCTCCGGAAGCCGACCTCGCCTCGACTACTCGGCCGACCCGCCGGTGCTCGCGGTGACAGTGCAGGAGGTCTTCGGTTGGACGGAATCGCCACGCCTGGCAGACGGCCGTATACCGATCGTGCTGCACCTGCTCTCCCCCGCTCGACGTCCGGTCGCGGTCACCGCGGACCTCCCCTCTTTCTGGCAAACCGGCTGGCCTCGAGTCCGCGCCGATCTCCGCGGCCGCTACCCCAAACATGCCTGGCCGGAAGACCCCACCACCGTGCCCGCCCACCGCGGCACTGCCCGCAATGCGGGCCGTGACCAGCCGGGACCATCACGCTGA
- a CDS encoding TetR/AcrR family transcriptional regulator, with protein MSTRRRLAPEERRLLLIDAGERLFAERAYDDVLMEDVAAAAGVSRALLYRHFPNKRELFAGIYRRATEQLLGNTVLDPERPLMDQIIAALDTHFDYFEANAHSVIAANRQLAGDPTVQAIIWGELGELRHRMLDAIGLTGRRREVASSVIIGWLTFVRVLTVDWLEQRSCTREQLRDICIAALVGALEPITAQDES; from the coding sequence ATGAGCACCCGTCGTCGACTCGCCCCGGAAGAACGCCGCCTACTGCTGATAGACGCGGGTGAGCGCCTGTTCGCCGAACGGGCCTACGATGACGTTCTGATGGAGGACGTGGCCGCCGCCGCCGGAGTCTCCCGAGCACTGTTGTACCGCCATTTTCCCAACAAGCGAGAGCTTTTCGCCGGGATCTACCGGCGAGCGACCGAACAACTGCTCGGGAACACCGTCCTGGACCCGGAACGACCGCTCATGGATCAGATCATTGCCGCGCTGGACACTCATTTCGACTATTTCGAGGCCAATGCACATTCGGTGATCGCCGCCAACCGGCAGCTCGCGGGCGATCCCACCGTGCAGGCGATCATCTGGGGCGAACTCGGCGAACTCCGTCACCGCATGCTCGATGCCATCGGCCTCACCGGCCGCCGCCGAGAAGTCGCGTCCTCGGTGATCATCGGCTGGCTGACCTTCGTCCGGGTGCTCACCGTGGACTGGCTGGAACAGCGCTCCTGCACCCGCGAGCAACTCCGGGACATCTGTATCGCCGCCCTGGTCGGGGCATTGGAACCGATCACCGCCCAGGACGAGTCCTGA
- a CDS encoding HdeD family acid-resistance protein codes for MTSSETQYVGPLHQLARRAWQAMLVIGSVSVVVGVLVLIWPGPTIVVLAILFGIYLLVSGIFQLVAAFGGHVSSGWRVMLIVSAVLSFILAFFALRHLGDAVLLMALWIGIGWMFRGVAVLVAGVDAPAGSPGRGWNIFFGIALLIGGGMLIVWPFNSVAVLTLVAGWWLIFMGIVEVVGALQVRSGAKKTPSVL; via the coding sequence ATGACATCCAGCGAAACACAGTACGTGGGGCCGTTGCATCAACTGGCCCGCCGCGCGTGGCAGGCCATGCTGGTCATCGGCTCGGTATCGGTGGTCGTCGGTGTTCTGGTGCTGATCTGGCCCGGGCCGACAATTGTGGTGCTGGCCATCTTGTTCGGTATCTACCTGCTGGTTTCGGGAATCTTCCAGTTGGTCGCTGCTTTCGGTGGGCATGTGTCGAGCGGTTGGCGGGTCATGCTGATCGTCAGCGCGGTGCTGTCGTTCATCCTGGCCTTCTTCGCCCTGCGCCACCTCGGCGACGCTGTTCTGTTGATGGCTCTGTGGATCGGTATCGGCTGGATGTTCCGGGGGGTAGCGGTGCTGGTCGCCGGTGTGGACGCGCCCGCGGGCAGCCCTGGGCGCGGCTGGAACATCTTCTTCGGCATCGCGCTGCTGATCGGCGGTGGAATGTTGATCGTCTGGCCGTTCAACTCTGTCGCCGTGCTGACCCTGGTGGCCGGTTGGTGGTTGATCTTCATGGGCATCGTGGAGGTCGTAGGCGCACTCCAGGTGCGCAGCGGTGCGAAGAAAACGCCGAGCGTCTTGTGA
- a CDS encoding class I SAM-dependent methyltransferase yields MSSDAVPSAAVKDSSLWARAFAALYDPLLWVGERSGMSARRRDLLGRARGRTVELGSGTGLNLRYYPDSLDELTLTEPEAAMRARLSRKLRRGRRPAQVVDASAERLPFADETVDTVVSTLVLCTVDDPDAALREIERVLRPRGRLLFLEHVRARSPRLASWQDRLAGPWQRFAEGCHCNRATLELIRARGLELEDIQETSWRGMPPIVRPLITGVATKAISDHS; encoded by the coding sequence GTGAGCAGTGACGCCGTGCCGTCGGCAGCGGTGAAAGACTCGAGCCTGTGGGCGCGGGCCTTCGCGGCGTTGTACGATCCCCTGCTGTGGGTGGGTGAGAGGTCGGGTATGAGCGCCCGACGGCGAGATCTGCTCGGTCGTGCGCGGGGGCGGACTGTCGAACTCGGCAGCGGGACCGGTCTCAACCTGAGGTACTACCCCGACAGCCTCGACGAGCTGACCTTGACCGAACCGGAAGCAGCGATGCGCGCACGGTTGAGCCGGAAGCTGCGGCGCGGCCGTCGGCCGGCGCAGGTCGTCGACGCATCGGCGGAGCGACTACCGTTCGCGGACGAAACGGTGGATACGGTTGTCTCGACGCTGGTGTTGTGCACCGTCGACGACCCCGACGCGGCGCTGCGGGAGATCGAGCGCGTACTGCGCCCACGCGGCAGACTGCTGTTTCTCGAGCACGTACGTGCTCGGTCGCCGCGGCTCGCCTCCTGGCAGGACCGCCTCGCCGGTCCATGGCAGCGGTTCGCGGAGGGCTGCCATTGCAACCGGGCCACCCTCGAGCTGATCCGGGCGCGCGGTCTGGAGCTCGAGGACATACAGGAAACCTCGTGGCGGGGAATGCCCCCGATTGTCCGACCGCTGATCACCGGTGTGGCCACCAAAGCGATATCCGACCATAGCTGA
- a CDS encoding bifunctional 3'-5' exonuclease/DNA polymerase, translating to MRWAVAESGDGGARLCPLEPDGRPAGVVVHEPSLVEAIRSRPEVERWVWRSTAEIYRPLLAAGVRVERCYDVQAAEALLIGHEEGQSGQPRSLAAAWARLHNLPVPPDAPARAAELQPSLFESGPVPLPPGADEFTALLEVYAGQIARTASTEHPERIRLLLAAESAGMLVAAEMSLAGIPWRADVHRELLDTMLGERFPGGSQPRRMAELADEVSRAFGGEVRVRPDLPNDIIKAFARAGIFLSSTRKWELQQIDHPAVAPLLAYKSLYRLYTAHGWSWLEQWVHGGRFRPEYLPGGTVSGRWTTNGGGALQIPKVIRRAIRADRGWSLVVADADQMEPRILAAVSRDPGLMEVAGRGEDMYADLAVRGFGGDRAQAKLALLGAIYGQTSGDALTHLAGLRRRYPAAVAYVDDAARAGAEGRLVRTWLGRTCPPVSVAAPDQEDLSGESLGASGNTSAARARGRFTRNFVVQGSAADWALLVLAGLRHAMSHAGLRAELVFFQHDEVIVHCPSKEAAMVAEMIDSAADTAGRLAFGPTPVRFPFTTAVVECYGDAR from the coding sequence GTGAGGTGGGCGGTGGCGGAATCGGGCGACGGGGGTGCGCGGCTGTGTCCACTCGAGCCGGACGGCCGGCCCGCCGGAGTGGTCGTCCACGAGCCCTCGCTCGTCGAGGCCATACGCTCTCGCCCCGAGGTCGAGCGGTGGGTGTGGCGGTCCACCGCCGAGATCTACCGACCCTTGCTGGCGGCAGGGGTGCGGGTCGAGCGCTGCTACGACGTGCAGGCGGCGGAAGCTTTGCTGATCGGGCACGAGGAGGGGCAGTCGGGTCAGCCTCGTTCGCTGGCGGCCGCCTGGGCTCGCCTGCACAATCTGCCTGTGCCGCCGGACGCCCCCGCGCGGGCCGCCGAGCTCCAGCCGTCGTTGTTCGAGTCGGGCCCGGTACCGCTGCCACCCGGTGCGGACGAATTCACCGCCCTGTTGGAGGTCTACGCGGGTCAGATCGCCCGGACGGCGTCCACCGAGCATCCGGAGCGGATACGGCTGCTGCTCGCCGCCGAATCGGCGGGCATGCTGGTCGCCGCGGAGATGTCGCTGGCCGGGATCCCGTGGCGCGCGGACGTCCACCGAGAGTTGCTGGACACGATGCTGGGTGAGCGCTTTCCGGGTGGGTCGCAGCCACGCCGGATGGCGGAACTGGCCGATGAGGTGTCGCGGGCTTTCGGGGGAGAGGTGCGGGTCCGGCCGGACTTGCCCAACGACATCATCAAGGCTTTCGCCCGCGCCGGGATTTTTCTTTCCTCCACGCGAAAATGGGAGCTCCAGCAGATCGATCACCCCGCGGTGGCGCCACTGCTGGCCTACAAATCGCTGTACCGCCTGTATACCGCCCACGGCTGGTCCTGGCTCGAGCAGTGGGTACACGGCGGCCGCTTTCGTCCCGAATACCTGCCCGGCGGAACGGTCTCGGGCCGCTGGACCACCAATGGTGGTGGTGCCCTACAGATCCCGAAAGTGATCCGCCGGGCGATACGTGCCGACCGAGGCTGGTCCCTGGTGGTCGCCGACGCCGACCAGATGGAGCCGCGGATACTTGCCGCTGTCTCGCGCGATCCGGGGTTGATGGAGGTGGCCGGGCGGGGTGAGGATATGTACGCGGATCTGGCGGTCCGTGGCTTCGGTGGCGACCGCGCGCAGGCCAAACTCGCCCTGCTGGGCGCCATCTACGGACAGACTTCCGGCGATGCCCTGACCCATTTGGCCGGTCTCCGCCGGCGCTACCCGGCTGCGGTGGCCTATGTCGACGACGCGGCGCGAGCCGGTGCGGAGGGTCGTCTGGTACGAACGTGGCTGGGTCGGACGTGCCCGCCCGTATCGGTTGCGGCACCGGACCAGGAGGACCTGTCCGGGGAGAGCCTCGGTGCGTCCGGCAACACCTCCGCCGCGCGGGCCCGTGGCCGTTTCACTCGGAACTTCGTGGTGCAGGGCAGTGCCGCCGACTGGGCTCTGCTGGTCCTGGCGGGTCTGCGGCATGCGATGTCTCATGCCGGGCTCCGTGCTGAACTGGTCTTCTTCCAGCACGACGAGGTGATCGTGCACTGCCCGTCGAAGGAAGCGGCGATGGTCGCCGAAATGATCGACTCCGCGGCCGATACCGCAGGCCGGCTGGCTTTCGGACCGACGCCGGTGCGGTTTCCGTTCACAACGGCTGTGGTGGAGTGCTACGGAGACGCGCGGTGA